A genomic region of Pyrus communis chromosome 14, drPyrComm1.1, whole genome shotgun sequence contains the following coding sequences:
- the LOC137714329 gene encoding uncharacterized protein, which translates to MKLIEKLRLRLFNGAFDSTKCDKTTVLVVDRIRKLRKRKEEDIVKMRNKICALLQCGQDPINKTCIARILIEDLIREENILEAYVLIKGFCNLVRGRLSVIQVQRECPENLKQAISSLIFAAKKCFHEIPELLTLEKIFKKKYGSDFVLAATQPNCVTPVIVEKLSNRNSTDEEIEKIIQQITKPCNINGEQAAWNCHPTSPYLYDGVAYNAFINYK; encoded by the coding sequence ATGAAGCTCATCGAGAAATTGAGGCTTAGGCTTTTCAACGGGGCTTTCGACTCCACAAAATGCGACAAAACAACAGTGTTGGTGGTGGATAGGATACGCAAGTtaaggaagaggaaagaggaggaCATTGTGAAGATGAGGAACAAAATTTGTGCTCTCTTGCAGTGTGGTCAAGacccaattaataaaacttgcATTGCTCGTATTTTGATCGAAGATTTGATAAGAGAAGAAAACATTTTGGAGGCATACGTGTTGATCAAGGGTTTTTGTAACTTAGTAAGGGGTAGGCTCTCAGTCATTCAAGTGCAGAGGGAATGCCCCGAAAATTTAAAACAAGCGATTAGTAGTTTAATTTTTGCAGCTAAAAAATGCTTCCACGAGATTCCAGAATTATTGACACTTGAGAAAATTTTTAAGAAGAAGTATGGAAGTGATTTTGTGCTTGCGGCTACTCAACCCAACTGTGTTACTCCCGTGATAGTTGAGAAGCTCTCAAATAGAAACTCTACAGACGAAGAAATAGAGAAGATTATTCAGCAAATAACCAAGCCATGCAATATAAATGGAGAACAAGCAGCGTGGAACTGTCATCCCACATCACCATACTTATATGATGGAGTTGCGTACAATGCTTTTATCAATTATAAATGA